The following are encoded together in the Proteiniphilum saccharofermentans genome:
- a CDS encoding O-methyltransferase, with translation MSKIEEYILSHIDAEPEVLKKIDRDAHMKLLQGNMTSGHLQGRFLKMITQMIRPKRVLEIGTFVGYSALCFAEGLVEGSELHTIEIDDELEDRIRDNFAQSEHGNKIILHIGDALDILSGFPDESFDLAFLDADKEDYCLHYEDTLPKIRKGGFILVDNTLWYGKVIEEVKSNDWATRAILDFNRKLADDDRVEKVILPLRDGLTLIRKK, from the coding sequence ATGAGTAAAATAGAAGAATACATACTGTCCCATATAGATGCGGAGCCGGAGGTGCTGAAAAAGATCGACCGGGATGCGCATATGAAACTGTTGCAGGGAAACATGACTTCCGGCCATCTGCAGGGACGCTTCCTGAAAATGATCACGCAAATGATCCGTCCGAAGCGGGTACTGGAAATCGGAACCTTTGTCGGATATTCAGCTCTCTGTTTTGCAGAAGGCCTTGTAGAAGGCAGTGAACTTCACACCATCGAAATTGATGATGAATTAGAGGATCGGATACGCGATAATTTTGCACAGTCTGAACACGGAAACAAGATTATCCTTCATATTGGTGATGCGTTGGATATCCTCTCCGGTTTTCCGGATGAAAGTTTCGACCTCGCTTTCCTTGATGCCGATAAGGAAGATTATTGTCTTCATTACGAAGACACCCTCCCGAAGATCAGGAAAGGAGGTTTTATCCTGGTCGATAATACCCTTTGGTACGGAAAAGTAATAGAAGAGGTGAAAAGTAACGATTGGGCAACCCGGGCGATATTGGATTTTAACAGGAAACTGGCCGACGACGACCGGGTGGAGAAGGTGATCCTACCTCTCCGCGACGGATTAACATTGATAAGAAAAAAATGA
- a CDS encoding UDP-glucose dehydrogenase family protein gives MKIAIVGTGYVGLVSGACFSEMGVDVTCVDIDSEKIERLKKGIIPIYEPGLKNIVVRNYEADRLHFSTDLPAILNDMEIVFIAVGTPSGKDGTADLSYVMTVANTIAEHMSKPLLIVTKSTVPVGTSYRIRDLVRKRLDERGLTDLRFDVASNPEFLKEGAAVNDFMSPDRVIVGVESEEAKNLMTKLYRPFVLNNFRVIFMDILSSEMTKYASNAMLATRISFMNDIANLCERVGADVNMVRRGMGSDSRIGRSFLYPGCGYGGSCFPKDIRALIKVAEDAGYEMNVLKAVEEVNNRQKDILFQKFKHHFNGKMEGRTAAVWGLSFKPETDDMREAPSLTLIRSLREAGVSVRVYDPAAMQEARYYLNDSIYYATDIYDAANGADALIVPTEWKEFRLPNWSILKKIMNNHVVIDGRNIYNMEELASYGFAYSGIGQ, from the coding sequence ATGAAAATAGCTATTGTTGGAACAGGTTATGTAGGGTTGGTTTCCGGAGCCTGCTTTTCTGAAATGGGTGTCGATGTGACCTGTGTGGATATCGATAGTGAAAAGATAGAGAGACTGAAGAAGGGAATTATTCCCATTTACGAACCGGGGTTAAAGAATATTGTGGTACGCAACTATGAAGCGGACCGTCTTCATTTTTCGACTGATTTGCCGGCCATACTGAACGATATGGAAATTGTGTTCATCGCGGTGGGTACTCCCTCCGGCAAAGACGGGACTGCCGATCTTTCTTATGTGATGACGGTGGCAAACACTATTGCCGAGCACATGTCCAAACCCTTGTTGATTGTCACCAAAAGTACTGTACCCGTTGGAACTTCATATCGTATCAGGGATCTGGTGAGAAAACGACTTGATGAACGGGGATTGACAGATCTGCGATTTGATGTGGCTTCCAATCCCGAATTTCTGAAGGAAGGTGCGGCTGTAAACGACTTTATGAGCCCCGACCGGGTGATTGTGGGAGTGGAAAGCGAAGAAGCAAAAAACCTGATGACTAAGCTTTACCGTCCTTTCGTGCTGAATAATTTCCGGGTTATCTTTATGGATATCCTCTCGTCGGAGATGACCAAGTATGCGTCCAACGCCATGCTGGCTACCCGTATCAGTTTTATGAACGATATCGCCAATCTGTGCGAGAGGGTAGGGGCCGACGTGAATATGGTGCGCCGTGGTATGGGCAGCGATTCCCGTATCGGCAGAAGTTTCCTTTATCCCGGTTGCGGTTATGGAGGTAGCTGTTTTCCCAAAGATATTCGTGCATTGATTAAGGTGGCGGAAGATGCCGGATATGAGATGAACGTTTTGAAGGCAGTCGAAGAAGTGAATAATCGCCAGAAAGATATCCTGTTTCAAAAATTTAAACATCATTTTAACGGCAAGATGGAAGGGAGGACCGCAGCTGTATGGGGATTGTCGTTTAAGCCGGAAACCGACGATATGCGTGAAGCCCCGTCACTCACTCTGATCAGAAGCCTGCGGGAGGCAGGCGTGTCTGTACGGGTTTATGATCCCGCAGCAATGCAGGAAGCCCGTTATTACCTGAACGATTCTATCTATTACGCTACCGATATTTATGATGCCGCTAATGGCGCTGATGCGCTGATAGTACCTACTGAATGGAAAGAATTCCGGTTGCCCAACTGGAGCATTCTGAAGAAGATCATGAACAACCATGTTGTGATCGACGGGAGAAATATCTACAATATGGAAGAGCTTGCCTCTTACGGTTTTGCTTATAGCGGTATCGGGCAGTAA
- the rbfA gene encoding 30S ribosome-binding factor RbfA, with translation MDTNRQQKVNRLIQRELSEIFLLDAKKMQGVLISVTNVRVSPDLGIAHAYLSVFPSEKAEELVKNINENVKTVRYDLGKRLRNQLRVIPELTFHVDDSLDYIENIDRLLNDQ, from the coding sequence ATGGATACGAACAGACAACAAAAAGTAAACCGGTTGATACAGAGAGAACTCAGTGAGATTTTTCTGCTGGATGCCAAAAAGATGCAGGGCGTATTGATTTCGGTAACCAACGTACGGGTATCGCCCGACCTGGGTATCGCTCATGCCTATCTGAGTGTGTTTCCGTCGGAGAAAGCAGAAGAGCTGGTTAAAAATATCAATGAAAATGTGAAGACCGTCCGTTACGATCTGGGCAAGCGGTTAAGAAACCAATTGCGGGTGATCCCTGAACTGACGTTTCATGTGGATGACTCGCTCGATTATATCGAAAACATCGACAGGCTATTGAATGACCAGTAA
- the pyk gene encoding pyruvate kinase: protein MYKHTKIIATISDKRCDIPFLEQLYDAGMNVVRLNSAHLDEEGFLNIINNVRTVSDQIAILVDTKGPEIRTTVLEDPIELKIGDKIKIVGNPDKISSRETLYITYRNITDEMHIGDDILIDDGEVDLEVIGVTNDSLLCCAKNDGVIGSRKSVNIPGVRINLPAITERDKKFLELAAKNDVDFVAHSFVRSREDVEAVQEILDELGSHIKIIAKIENQEGVDNADEILEAAYGIMIARGDLGIEVAQEKIPGIQRVLIRKAIHHKKPVIVATQMLHSMINNPRPTRAEITDIANAIYYRTDAVMLSGETAYGKYPVEAVRTMAKTAYEAELTKLSENDIRVPYDPADNREVTEFLAKQAVKSCALLNVKAIVTDSHTGRTARVLAAFRGKSPVYAITTTKRLARELALSYGIWAEFQQGKGDGNTKESRRAYFTEAIQQLVNKNTIESQDRVAYLGGSFGETGGTTYLEIIDAWRILEAKEKYNLPDYTM, encoded by the coding sequence ATGTATAAACATACTAAAATTATTGCTACGATTTCCGATAAGCGTTGTGACATACCCTTTTTGGAACAACTCTATGATGCAGGAATGAATGTTGTAAGGCTTAACTCGGCCCATCTCGATGAAGAAGGGTTCCTCAATATTATTAACAATGTACGGACAGTCTCCGACCAGATTGCTATATTGGTAGATACCAAAGGCCCGGAGATTCGTACTACCGTCCTGGAAGATCCTATTGAATTGAAAATAGGAGACAAAATAAAAATTGTAGGGAATCCTGATAAGATATCGTCAAGGGAGACCTTATATATCACCTACCGGAATATCACCGATGAGATGCATATAGGAGATGATATCCTGATTGATGACGGAGAGGTAGATTTGGAAGTGATTGGGGTCACGAATGATTCTCTTCTTTGTTGTGCTAAGAATGATGGTGTGATCGGAAGCCGTAAGAGTGTGAATATCCCCGGTGTACGTATCAATCTTCCTGCGATTACTGAACGGGATAAGAAATTCCTTGAATTAGCCGCCAAAAATGATGTGGATTTTGTGGCTCATTCATTTGTGAGAAGCAGGGAAGATGTTGAAGCCGTACAGGAGATCCTGGACGAGTTGGGAAGCCATATCAAAATCATAGCCAAGATTGAAAACCAGGAAGGTGTGGATAATGCCGATGAAATACTGGAAGCAGCTTATGGTATCATGATTGCCCGGGGTGACCTGGGAATAGAGGTCGCACAGGAGAAAATTCCCGGTATACAACGTGTACTGATCAGAAAAGCCATCCATCATAAGAAACCGGTTATTGTAGCTACTCAGATGCTGCACTCCATGATCAATAATCCCCGTCCTACACGGGCTGAGATCACTGATATTGCCAATGCGATCTATTATCGTACCGATGCCGTGATGTTGAGTGGTGAAACAGCTTATGGTAAATATCCGGTAGAAGCGGTACGTACAATGGCAAAAACTGCTTATGAGGCCGAATTGACCAAACTGTCAGAAAATGATATCCGTGTACCTTATGATCCGGCAGACAACCGTGAAGTGACGGAGTTTCTGGCCAAACAGGCAGTGAAGTCATGTGCACTTCTAAATGTGAAGGCAATCGTGACCGATAGCCACACAGGCAGAACTGCCCGGGTTTTGGCGGCATTTAGGGGAAAGAGTCCCGTTTACGCTATCACCACTACTAAAAGGTTGGCGCGTGAGTTGGCGTTATCATACGGTATTTGGGCAGAATTCCAACAGGGAAAAGGTGACGGTAATACCAAGGAAAGCCGCAGGGCTTATTTTACAGAAGCCATCCAGCAGTTGGTAAATAAAAATACAATTGAATCGCAGGATAGGGTAGCTTATCTGGGAGGAAGCTTTGGGGAGACCGGTGGGACTACCTATTTGGAGATTATAGATGCCTGGAGAATTCTCGAGGCAAAAGAGAAATATAATCTGCCCGATTATACGATGTAG
- a CDS encoding FtsX-like permease family protein, whose protein sequence is MNVSFFIARRYLFSKKSHNVVNVISAISVCGIAVATAAIVCVLSIFNGFGGIVEGTFNAFDPDLKITVKEGKVFDYHTPEFEKALQINGIQIISESLEENALFMFGESQVPVLMKGVSEEFKLMTDMEKLLLEGSFNLREDVVDYTTLGSGLAMTLGARPGFINPIEIYAPKRDVRVNLANPAAAFTRAYIQIGGVFSLNSPEYDEQMAIVPIQLARDLFGYENQVTSLDIKLEPNVSVNRVKREIERILGDNFLVEDRYQQQKESYRMMQIEKWVTFLIMVFVLLIAVFNLVGSLSMLIVEKRDDIKSLQNMGASEQLISRIFLYEGWLISFIGIISGIITGLALCLLQQYFGLLQLSDTPGAYIIDAYPVIVKMTDVVIAFAVVSLISLLTVLYPVNNLRKKLQQ, encoded by the coding sequence GTGAACGTCTCCTTTTTCATAGCGCGCAGATATCTCTTCTCAAAGAAATCACACAATGTCGTCAATGTGATTTCTGCTATATCGGTGTGCGGTATTGCTGTCGCTACTGCGGCTATAGTATGCGTACTTTCTATCTTTAATGGTTTCGGAGGTATTGTGGAGGGTACCTTCAATGCTTTCGATCCCGATCTGAAGATCACGGTGAAAGAGGGAAAAGTGTTCGATTATCATACGCCGGAATTTGAAAAGGCGTTACAGATAAATGGTATACAGATCATCTCCGAATCACTGGAAGAGAATGCTCTTTTTATGTTCGGCGAAAGTCAGGTTCCGGTGCTGATGAAAGGAGTATCGGAGGAGTTCAAGTTGATGACCGACATGGAGAAGTTATTACTGGAGGGATCGTTTAACCTGCGCGAAGATGTAGTGGACTATACTACGCTGGGTTCCGGATTGGCAATGACACTTGGCGCACGTCCCGGTTTTATCAATCCGATTGAAATATATGCACCCAAGCGTGACGTAAGGGTAAACCTGGCTAACCCGGCAGCAGCATTCACTAGAGCATACATTCAGATTGGTGGTGTGTTCAGCCTCAATTCCCCGGAATATGACGAACAAATGGCTATCGTTCCTATTCAACTGGCGCGGGATCTTTTTGGGTATGAAAACCAAGTGACATCACTGGATATCAAATTGGAACCCAACGTCTCGGTAAACAGAGTGAAGCGTGAAATAGAACGTATCCTGGGAGATAATTTTCTTGTGGAAGACCGGTATCAACAACAAAAAGAATCGTACCGGATGATGCAAATTGAGAAATGGGTGACCTTCCTTATCATGGTATTCGTCTTGTTGATTGCTGTTTTTAATCTGGTAGGTTCGCTTTCAATGCTGATCGTGGAGAAACGGGACGATATCAAAAGCCTGCAGAATATGGGAGCATCCGAACAATTGATATCGCGTATCTTTTTGTACGAAGGATGGCTGATTTCGTTTATCGGTATCATCTCCGGGATAATTACCGGATTGGCATTATGTTTATTACAACAATATTTCGGATTACTTCAGTTAAGTGATACGCCCGGTGCTTATATTATCGATGCCTATCCGGTGATCGTCAAAATGACGGATGTGGTAATCGCCTTTGCGGTTGTAAGCTTGATAAGCCTGTTGACAGTGCTTTATCCCGTCAATAACTTGAGAAAGAAACTCCAACAGTAA
- the aroQ gene encoding type II 3-dehydroquinate dehydratase — protein MKIQIINGPNLNLLGVREPEVYGGRTFGDYLDQLRSDHAGIEIDYFQSNVEGEIINKIQEAGFESDGIILNAGGYTHTSVAIRDAIKAIPAPVVEVHISNVHAREEFRHHSMISAVCLGVIAGFGMDSYRLALSALVKLEFS, from the coding sequence ATGAAAATTCAAATCATCAATGGACCAAACCTCAACTTATTGGGTGTTCGTGAGCCGGAAGTCTACGGAGGCCGGACTTTTGGAGATTATCTGGATCAGTTGAGAAGCGATCATGCAGGAATAGAGATCGATTACTTTCAATCAAACGTGGAAGGAGAGATTATCAACAAGATACAAGAAGCTGGATTTGAGAGTGATGGTATTATTCTTAATGCGGGTGGTTACACCCATACTTCCGTGGCTATTCGTGACGCCATTAAAGCGATTCCTGCTCCGGTAGTAGAGGTGCATATTTCCAATGTACATGCCCGGGAAGAGTTCCGGCATCACTCTATGATATCGGCCGTCTGCCTTGGAGTGATCGCCGGCTTTGGAATGGACTCCTATCGCCTGGCACTGAGTGCGCTGGTAAAGTTAGAATTTTCTTAG